DNA sequence from the Plectropomus leopardus isolate mb unplaced genomic scaffold, YSFRI_Pleo_2.0 unplaced_scaffold28127, whole genome shotgun sequence genome:
TACTGCAGTATGAATCATATTGTTGTTTGTAAAGGCTCATAAGACAGTGAGGAAGCATCCAACTTAAGTTAAAGAGCAGGTAAAACGCTGTAGGGGCTCATTGTGCGTTTTGTTAAGTTATTACAATGCGTTTCAATTCAAACTTTTTGGCCAAACGACGTCATTATTAAGGAAATTTGCATTACTTCATGAAGGCTGCTATATTTCATTTGTACTCACGGTGTCACTATAGACCAGCTAAAAAGGCGAGTGTTCAGCCTGCTTTGCACACCACCCATTATTTGTTCGACCACCCTTGTATTCTCTGTTTCCTTCACGGCAAATGCTTGCAGGTACGTCGATAGATTGACGTGGATTTAATGCTTAAAACAAAcgtgttttgatttttgtaatTCTGTCTGAGGATGATGAATAGACGGAGCGTAATTCAGAGCTATGGCtttgtccttttctttgttGCGGTGCACTACGCGCATGGAGACCTGAGCTATTCTGTACAGGAGGAGCTCAAACGCGGATCAGTTATTGGAAATATCGCCAAGGATCTCGGATTGGAGGTCGGGAGATTGTCTGCTCGCAAAGCTCGTGTTGAAATCGAGGGAAATGACAGACAATATTGCGGGATTAACCTCCGAAGTGGAGATTTAATCGTTGCGGAAAGAATAGACAGAGAGGAGCACTGTGGAGAAAAGCCTTCGTGTGTTCTGAAATTCGACTTGCTGTTAGAGAATCCATTG
Encoded proteins:
- the LOC121937995 gene encoding protocadherin gamma-C3-like codes for the protein MMNRRSVIQSYGFVLFFVAVHYAHGDLSYSVQEELKRGSVIGNIAKDLGLEVGRLSARKARVEIEGNDRQYCGINLRSGDLIVAERIDREEHCGEKPSCVLKFDLLLENPLELHRLSLQVQDINDNAPFFQKDTVKLEIRESAAKGARYRINAAQDADIGKNSVESYILQENSHFVFSIQTTSAGSKYGELVLEKELDRE